A window of Ipomoea triloba cultivar NCNSP0323 chromosome 2, ASM357664v1 contains these coding sequences:
- the LOC116004161 gene encoding nuclear transcription factor Y subunit B-3-like, with translation MADSDNDSGGHNGGASRDSAREQDRFLPIANVSRIMKKALPANAKISKDAKETVQECVSEFISFITGEASDKCQREKRKTINGDDLLWAMTTLGFEEYVEPLKIYLAKYRELEGEKTSLGRPGEKDGSGGSGGGASAGGGAGIGHGAGFNGGAPSSAGMYGGVGGSMMYNQGQMYHPPGSYHHMDIGGGGGGASAVTQR, from the coding sequence ATGGCGGATTCCGACAACGATTCTGGCGGTCACAACGGCGGCGCGAGCAGAGATTCGGCGAGGGAGCAGGACAGGTTCCTGCCGATAGCGAACGTGAGCAGGATCATGAAGAAGGCGCTGCCGGCGAACGCGAAGATCTCGAAGGACGCCAAGGAGACGGTGCAGGAGTGCGTGTCGGAGTTCATCAGCTTCATCACCGGCGAGGCCTCCGACAAGTGCCAGCGAGAGAAGAGGAAGACGATCAACGGCGACGATCTTCTCTGGGCGATGACCACGCTCGGCTTCGAGGAGTACGTCGAGCCTCTCAAAATTTACCTGGCCAAGTACCGGGAGCTGGAGGGGGAGAAAACCTCCCTAGGCCGCCCTGGCGAGAAGGACGGCAGCGGCGGAAGCGGCGGCGGCGCCTCCGCAGGAGGCGGCGCCGGAATCGGTCACGGCGCCGGCTTCAACGGCGGCGCTCCGAGTTCCGCCGGAATGTACGGCGGTGTTGGAGGTTCGATGATGTACAATCAAGGCCAGATGTATCATCCACCTGGATCATATCACCATATGGAtatcggcggcggcggaggcggcgCCTCCGCCGTGACGCAAAGGTAG
- the LOC116011184 gene encoding uncharacterized protein LOC116011184, with protein sequence MVTTYQMASPKYLLRNSAPWIAVLVPPSLLFAIFSGHGVLSVFSITSLALLLITPLFLAFSKQTMKKPVTEEEEKEVADEEEKTDEGLDSGNESGEDDDEHSSSFSEEDSDADWPFSSGNNSGHSPHCSSDCSISDEESLIELALPSGHFLGLQKTAAGPPVDLFAEINEEDNMIEIDISMGSIKCSRFEIIEA encoded by the coding sequence ATGGTTACCACATATCAGATGGCTTCTCCTAAATATCTCCTCAGAAACTCAGCCCCTTGGATTGCTGTTCTTGTCCCACCCTCCTTGTTATTTGCTATATTCTCAGGCCATGGTGTGCTCTCTGTTTTTTCCATCACATCTTTGGCTCTGCTCCTCATAACTCCCCTGTTTTTAGCATTCTCAAAGCAAACCATGAAGAAACCAGtcacagaagaagaagaaaaagaagttgCAGATGAAGAGGAAAAGACAGATGAGGGCTTAGATTCTGGGAATGAAAGtggtgaagatgatgatgagcaTTCATCATCTTTCAGTGAAGAAGATTCAGATGCAGATTGGCCATTTTCATCAGGCAATAATTCTGGGCATAGCCCACACTGTTCATCAGATTGCTCCATTTCTGATGAGGAAAGCCTGATTGAGTTAGCCCTTCCCAGTGGCCATTTTCTTGGGCTTCAAAAAACTGCTGCAGGCCCCCCAGTGGACTTGTTTGCAGAGATTAATGAGGAAGACAATATGATTGAGATTGACATATCCATGGGGTCCATCAAGTGCTCAAGATTTGAGATCATTGAGGCATGA
- the LOC116010078 gene encoding uncharacterized protein LOC116010078: protein MGMYCLANQLKAWNRRSAIKLRVMRTYCVMERRGSTQIKSRELIFHDEEGTVMHAHIPNDILPKFLNSFVEGSVYCVKNFFVVANWHTYKTSMHEYMLQFNGETIMKEYRSANFPRHMYRIRSFQSLRSNPSINDKELFDLIGRVVQIHAPQQKTINGNDTRLIDFVIEDSQGNRLTCTFWDDHVAKIEPFYQSPGNEPLYVLIQCCRLKFCVRDGDVKICSSYDVTQIHFNIDCPEMQQFKESMTELSQLTPMRSIASMSSMSFTNTHDDSSTQSLELITINDLYDTEDFGDFWIAARVNGVEKPSDWFYISCLKKGCNKALKLSEGVNKCFKCNEIPDGSVRKYKLRVRVVDMKGTASFLIWDRECVDLLGIAAEDLYERNLNNLGHIKEIYELKGRTMLFKISAYELKGRTMLFKISAKKEHFVTMLFKISAKKEHFVRRIFKISAKKEHFVRRNIPFPVVKINTDQLLLQQLCPDLLALEENDFKSEGPISEGDDKFLEGFESDEGESPVALLAPTSSTDCTTDGPVKRCLLDSFSSTKGGKKVKQCHVKLEKID, encoded by the exons ATGGGGATGTATTGTCTTGCCAACCAGTTGAAAGCCTGGAACAGACGTAGTGCTATAaagctacgagtgatgcgtacctactgtgtaatggaaaggagaggcTCTACTCAGATCAAGAGCAGAGAGTTGATttttcatgacgaagag GGGACTGTTATGCATGCCCATATACCAAACGACATCCTTCCTAAATTCCTTAACAGTTTTGTTGAAGGATCTGTCTATTGTGTAAAAAACTTCTTTGTGGTAGCCAACTGGCATACTTATAAAACCAGTATGCATGAATACATGTTGCAATTCAATGGTGAGACTATTATGAAAGAATATAGGTCTGCAAATTTCCCTAGACACATGTACAGAATCAGGTCATTCCAAAGTTTGAGGAGTAACCCAAGCATAAATGACAAAGAGCTGTTTG ATTTGATTGGTCGAGTTGTTCAAATACATGCTCCACAACAGAAGACCATCAATGGCAATGATACTAGACTAATTGATTTTGTTATAGAAGATTCACA GGGTAATCGTCTAACCTGTACTTTTTGGGATGACCATGTTGCAAAAATTGAGCCTTTCTATCAATCTCCTGGTAATGAGCCTCTGTATGTGCTGATACAGTGCTGTAGACTGAAATTTTGTGTTAGAG ATGGTGATGTAAAAATCTGCTCCTCCTATGATGTCACTCAAATTCACTTTAATATTGATTGTCCTGAAATGCAGCAGTTTAAAGAAAG TATGACAGAGCTGTCCCAGCTTACACCCATGAGGAGTATAGCTTCCATGTCTAGCATGAGTTTCACAAACACTCATGATGATTCGAGCACTCAATCGCTGGAGCTCATTACTATTAATGATCTCTACGACACTGAAGAT tTTGGTGACTTTTGGATAGCTGCAAGGGTAAATGGTGTGGAAAAACCAAGTGATTGGTTTTATATTTCCTGTCTTAAGAAGGGTTGCAATAAAGCACTCAAACTTTCTGAGGGTGTCAATAAGTGTTTCAAATGTAATGAAATCCCTGATGGTAGTGTTAGAAAGTATAAACTCAGAGTGCGTGTAGTTGACATGAAGGGTACTGCATCCTTTTTGATATGGGATAGGGAATGCGTTGATTTGCTAGGTATTGCAGCAGAAGACCTATATGAAAGGAATTTGAAT AACCTTGGACACATAAAGGAGATTTATGAACTCAAAGGGAGGACAATGCTTTTCAAGATTTCAGCATATGAACTCAAAGGGAGGACAATGCTTTTCAAGATTTCAGCAAAGAAGGAACACTTTGTGACAATGCTTTTCAAGATTTCAGCAAAGAAGGAACACTTTGTTCGTCGTATTTTCAAGATTTCAGCAAAGAAGGAACACTTTGTTCGTCGTAATATCCCATTTCCTGTAGTGAAAATTAACACTGACCAGTTACTGCTGCAACAACTTTGCCCTGATCTTCTAGCTTTAGAAGAAAATGACTTTAAATCTGAAGGCCCTATAAGCGAGGGGGATGATAAATTTTTGGAG GGGTTTGAGAGTGATGAGGGGGAGAGTCCTGTTGCTCTGTTGGCTCCAACGAGTAGTACAGATTGTACTACTGATGGACCAGTCAAGCGTTGTTTGCTTGATTCATTCTCCTCAACCAAGGGTGGAAAGAAAGTGAAGCAATGCCATGTCAAGTTAGAGAAGATAGATTGA